In Nymphaea colorata isolate Beijing-Zhang1983 chromosome 5, ASM883128v2, whole genome shotgun sequence, one genomic interval encodes:
- the LOC116255088 gene encoding uncharacterized protein LOC116255088, whose amino-acid sequence MEGAGGLTFDGATAVRKRRSFSSRRPRSDSQFFHDGHEFPSFSPTFGSDPKAASDDNSGDEPGYKQKELKSINGLESEGTPWTSSSEDSKSRQNSETIEDFDDIPMKASEKYYGSSGARNSSEFKRSSEGVLAPANWKSSSNQRQNQLHSTDMGFKRVKSASGESEKGVSGGRNVDSRSHSGSVGTSNGMRSENDVAVDNGKGYSSQEKMLRKVKLKVGGVTHTIHTKATHGSSGNRRSSPLGSSTKPPRSSDASRQRHKLIAQDDLNDEGQSPPDSGNGSQGIPWKDFKEPVRKSKRVPKRRVLDGDFDGDDDDEIRYLERLKTSKTNADYGSEYDEAYQEESHKKRTSRGSRKRAVDEFDEDVYGGKASSRKENSKKARTRDADDLYCVDEEESSFANEDDESMVFNSGSRRKKPKTGLPHGRTDDKEIPLTTRQRALQSGKDASSGVSLIEFPDGLPPAAPRKQKEKLSEVEQQLKKAEAAQRRRMQVEKAARESEAQAIRKILGQDANGKKREDKLRKRKEEMAQEKAARAMSLASNTVRWVMGPSGTVVSFPKDADLPSIFNSQPCSYPPPREKCAGPSCTNAYKYRDSKSKLPLCSLQCYKAVNKTMEPVTSC is encoded by the exons ATGGAGGGAGCTGGTGGTTTGACATTTGATGGTGCAACTGCTGTAAGAAAACGCAGGAGCTTCTCATCAAGGAGGCCTAGGTCTGATTCACAGTTCTTCCATGATGGCCATGAATTTCCTTCATTCTCTCCCACTTTCGGATCTGACCCTAAAGCAGCGAGTGATGACAATTCGGGGGATGAACCAGGTTATAAGCAGAAAGAGTTAAAATCCATTAATGGACTAGAAAGTGAGGGTACACCATGGACATCAAGTTCTGAAGATTCAAAAAGTAGGCAAAATAGTGAAACAATTGAAGACTTTGATGACATTCCCATGAAGGCTTCAGAGAAATATTATGGCAGTAGTGGTGCACGAAATAGTTCTGAGTTCAAACGAAGTAGCGAGGGGGTTCTTGCACCAGCCAATTGGAAAAGTTCAAGTAATCAGAGACAAAACCAGCTTCATTCAACTGACATGGGGTTTAAGCGAGTTAAGTCTGCTTCTGGAGAATCAGAGAAGGGGGTTAGCGGTGGTAGGAATGTGGACAGCAGAAGTCATTCAGGATCAGTAGGCACTTCAAATGGCATGAGAAGTGAGAATGATGTTGCTGTTGACAATGGAAAGGGCTATTCTTCTCAAGAAAAAATGCTTAGAAAGGTGAAGCTCAAGGTTGGAGGAGTGACCCACACAATTCATACCAAAGCAACACATGGCTCTAGTGGGAACCGCCGCAGCTCCCCACTTGGTTCTTCTACGAAGCCTCCACGTTCTTCAGATGCATCTAGACAGCGACACAAGCTAATTGCACAG GATGACTTGAATGATGAAGGTCAATCACCTCCAGATAGTGGAAATGGCTCGCAAGGGATTCCATGGAAGGATTTCAAAG AACCAGTTCGAAAGAGCAAACGGGTTCCAAAGAGGCGTGTCTTAGATGGTGActttgatggtgatgatgatgatgagatTCGGTATCTTGAAAGGCTGAAAACCTCAAAAACAAATGCAGATTATGGTTCAGAGTATGATGAAGCTTATCAAGAAGAAAGTCATAAAAAAAGAACCTCAAGGGGTTCCAGAAAGCGTGCAGTTGACGAGTTTGATGAAGATGTTTATGGAGGTAAAGCTTCATCACGCAAGGAAAACAGTAAGAAAGCAAGAACAAGAGATGCAGATGACCTTTATTGtgttgatgaagaagagagCAGTTttgcaaatgaagatgatgaatccatggtttttaattCTGGGTCTAGAAGAAAGAAACCAAAGACTGGGCTTCCTCATGGTCGGACTGATGACAAGGAGATTCCTCTCACAACTCGTCAGAGAGCACTTCAATCGGGGAAAGATGCATCATCTGGAGTTAGTTTAATTGAGTTTCCTGATGGGTTACCACCAGCTGCTCCAAGAA aacaaaaggaaaaactttcTGAAGTGGAGCAGCAGTTAAAGAAGGCGGAGGCCGCTCAGAGACGCAGGATGCAAGTAGAAAAAGCGGCAAGGGAATCGGAG GCACAGGCAATCAGGAAAATACTTGGTCAGGATGCAAATGGGAAGAAACGGGAGGACAAGTTGAGGAAACGGAAAGAGGAAATGGCTCAG GAGAAGGCTGCAAGAGCTATGTCTCTTGCATCAAACACTGTCAGGTGGGTGATGGGACCATCTGGAACTGTTGTTTCTTTCCCAAAAGATGCTGATCTCCCCAGTATTTTTAACTCTCAACCCTGCAG CTATCCCCCACCTCGGGAGAAATGTGCAGGCCCTTCATGCACAAACGCATACAAGTACAGGGATTCCAAATCCAAACTTCCTCTTTGTAGTCTTCAGTGTTATAAAGCAGTAAACAAGACGATGGAGCCAGTTACATCATGTTGA
- the LOC116254694 gene encoding uncharacterized protein LOC116254694 produces the protein MFPSFLSSFFFFLFLSLSLSLSLLMLSLFPDSREMLRLLLLLSLSSLLLLQGSNALCVPRDSHLKARKPTPSRSQSSGGSSPANAPAKPTPSQSPSSGSAPVNAPAKPPPSQSQSSGSSPVNSPAKPPPSPVNAPAKSPPSTPSPVNAPAKPPPSPVNAPTKPSPSPPSPVEEPTQLPSESVPSPVNAPTKPTGSKSSGGSVPSHAPATNSGSGASGVDASIAGFCKQTSYPDVCTSSVKPYLPASGHLSPADMLLMQIKATATKVASATAHANQLLAGTTITPYLRSCLETCKDMYDDMNANFDDAKKALAASDLDTLKTMLSATISDASTCEDGFVEMPGLPMLMGSYDSELSKLTSNCLALADLV, from the coding sequence ATGTTCccttccttcctctcctccttttttttctttctttttctctctctctctctgtccctctctctcttgatgTTGTCTCTCTTTCCAGATAGCAGAGAGATGTTgaggcttcttcttcttctttcactctcttctctcctcctcctccaggGCTCTAATGCTCTTTGTGTTCCCCGAGATAGCCATCTCAAAGCACGCAAACCAACCCCATCCCGATCACAAAGTTCAGGAGGATCATCTCCGGCCAATGCCCCGGCCAAACCAACCCCATCCCAATCACCAAGTTCAGGATCAGCTCCAGTCAATGCTCCGGCCAAACCGCCTCCATCCCAATCACAAAGTTCAGGTTCATCTCCGGTCAATTCCCCAGCCAAACCGCCCCCATCTCCAGTTAATGCCCCCGCCAAGTCGCCCCCTTCAACCCCATCTCCAGTGAATGCCCCGGCCAAGCCGCCCCCATCTCCGGTCAATGCGCCAACCAAGCCATCCccatcaccaccatcaccagTAGAGGAGCCAACCCAGCTACCATCTGAATCAGTACCATCACCAGTCAATGCGCCAACCAAGCCCACAGGGTCCAAGTCCTCCGGCGGCTCGGTGCCCTCCCATGCTCCAGCCACGAATTCTGGTTCGGGGGCGTCTGGGGTCGATGCATCCATTGCGGGCTTCTGCAAGCAGACCAGCTACCCGGACGTGTGCACCTCGTCGGTGAAGCCGTACCTCCCGGCCTCCGGCCACCTGAGTCCGGCGGACATGCTCCTCATGCAGATCAAGGCCACTGCTACTAAGGTTGCCAGTGCAACTGCCCATGCCAACCAGCTTCTAGCAGGGACAACCATCACACCTTACCTGAGGAGCTGCCTGGAAACATGCAAGGACATGTATGATGACATGAATGCGAATTTCGACGACGCGAAGAAGGCGCTGGCCGCGTCCGACCTCGACACGCTCAAGACCATGCTGAGTGCCACGATAAGCGACGCGAGTACGTGCGAGGACGGATTCGTGGAGATGCCCGGGCTGCCTATGCTCATGGGCTCATATGATAGTGAGCTAAGTAAGCTCACCAGCAACTGCCTGGCCTTGGCAGACTTGGTTTGA